Proteins encoded together in one Chitinophaga sp. LS1 window:
- a CDS encoding T9SS type A sorting domain-containing protein has translation MMSCQPSILAIQSFRQEADMIEVSAYPNPVSDVLYFDLKHKMGNYTDKVVRAATLTNLEGQLLYQKLFTKGDEYRINIPVALRGMFILKLTDNDGEIHTKKILINKEL, from the coding sequence ATGATGAGTTGCCAGCCTTCAATTTTGGCTATTCAATCTTTCCGGCAGGAAGCAGACATGATTGAAGTATCAGCTTATCCAAACCCGGTAAGTGACGTATTGTATTTTGATCTAAAACATAAAATGGGTAATTATACTGATAAAGTTGTCCGGGCTGCTACGCTTACGAATTTGGAGGGACAATTGCTATATCAGAAATTATTTACCAAAGGAGATGAATATCGTATTAATATTCCAGTAGCACTGAGGGGCATGTTTATTTTGAAATTAACAGACAACGATGGTGAAATACATACAAAGAAAATACTGATCAATAAAGAACTATAG
- a CDS encoding PorP/SprF family type IX secretion system membrane protein yields MANESKAQSLGNSQSLLEPSGTQYFQNQYLANPAMAGLEQGMRLNAAYRRQLGGMPGAPVTAFASGDWQVNSRVGVGAQVMSDKAGLIDRTRVAMTYAYRIPLGLEEQQLHFGLSAVWNVQRLDVKAVDGDSNDPSISGFNRRDNYFEAEFGMGYTDKHLNVQAALPNVRNLFTGNNLGADGGGLFFTAVSYKFLPESDEVTSIEPKLVYRGVKGYDNILDAGLNVSFLNNVANIMAMYHSSKSVTAGIGVKAWQMVSVQAMYTTQTGGIKTYVDGAFEIGATIQLFK; encoded by the coding sequence AATTCTCAATCATTGCTGGAACCCTCCGGCACACAATATTTCCAGAACCAGTACCTGGCCAACCCGGCCATGGCTGGTCTGGAACAAGGCATGCGTCTCAATGCTGCCTATCGTCGTCAGTTGGGCGGTATGCCCGGTGCCCCGGTCACAGCCTTTGCCTCCGGCGATTGGCAGGTGAATAGCAGGGTAGGGGTAGGTGCACAGGTGATGAGCGATAAAGCTGGATTGATAGATCGTACCCGTGTTGCGATGACGTATGCCTATCGTATCCCATTAGGGTTAGAGGAGCAGCAGTTGCATTTTGGTTTATCTGCTGTGTGGAATGTACAACGTCTGGATGTAAAGGCAGTAGACGGTGATTCAAATGACCCTTCCATTAGTGGATTTAATCGCAGGGATAACTATTTTGAAGCGGAGTTTGGAATGGGATATACGGATAAGCACCTGAATGTACAAGCGGCATTACCGAATGTACGTAACCTGTTTACAGGTAATAACCTGGGTGCCGACGGCGGTGGCCTCTTCTTTACGGCGGTGTCTTATAAGTTCCTGCCAGAGAGTGATGAGGTCACATCTATTGAACCAAAACTGGTGTATAGAGGTGTAAAGGGATATGATAATATCCTGGATGCGGGTTTGAATGTCAGTTTCCTGAATAATGTGGCGAATATAATGGCGATGTATCATTCATCCAAAAGTGTGACGGCGGGAATAGGTGTAAAAGCGTGGCAAATGGTGTCGGTACAGGCAATGTATACAACGCAGACGGGAGGGATAAAGACTTATGTAGATGGCGCCTTTGAGATAGGCGCAACGATACAGCTCTTTAAGTAA